A window of Microcystis aeruginosa FD4 contains these coding sequences:
- a CDS encoding NYN domain-containing protein, whose amino-acid sequence MLFFRTALNATPITLKAMVNSSDRSLLLVDGYNVIGAWPSLKKISDRHGLEPARDKLIETLIGYTHHQGYQTQIVFDSYLQDTPSSQERYTNHLSVYFTAHAQTADTYIEKTCADFWHDRAPAIGRIIVATSDNAQKMTVMGYGAQWISAQRLEIEVDLTGRRLRKSQSSSQSPKGRFLFHSLDAQVQQKLEKMRHGISYQKP is encoded by the coding sequence ATGCTGTTTTTTAGAACTGCCCTTAATGCCACACCAATTACTCTCAAAGCCATGGTTAATTCTTCTGATCGTTCCCTTCTGCTGGTTGACGGCTACAACGTCATCGGCGCTTGGCCGTCCCTGAAAAAAATTAGCGATCGCCACGGTCTCGAACCGGCGCGAGACAAGTTAATTGAAACCTTAATCGGTTACACGCACCATCAGGGTTATCAAACCCAAATCGTCTTCGATTCCTACCTTCAAGATACCCCCAGCAGCCAGGAACGCTACACTAACCATTTATCGGTTTATTTTACCGCTCACGCTCAAACCGCCGACACCTATATCGAGAAAACCTGTGCCGATTTTTGGCACGATCGCGCCCCAGCTATCGGACGGATTATCGTCGCTACCTCTGATAATGCCCAAAAAATGACCGTTATGGGTTATGGGGCCCAGTGGATTTCCGCTCAACGTCTGGAAATCGAGGTGGATTTAACCGGTCGTCGTCTGAGAAAATCCCAGAGTTCTTCTCAAAGTCCCAAAGGGCGTTTTTTATTCCATTCTCTCGATGCTCAGGTGCAACAGAAACTAGAGAAAATGCGCCACGGAATTAGTTATCAAAAACCTTGA